One part of the Chryseobacterium mulctrae genome encodes these proteins:
- a CDS encoding winged helix-turn-helix transcriptional regulator: MYKKKIPVSLDCGLHLFMEIMNGKWKISLIWCVYSGIKRPGQLQRKMPKASRRVLDTQLKQLMDHGILTKINYNERPLKVEYELTELGKSLIPTIKSTAQWGEDHREELEKLIDSNP, from the coding sequence ATGTACAAGAAAAAAATACCGGTTTCACTGGATTGCGGACTGCACCTTTTTATGGAGATCATGAATGGAAAATGGAAGATCAGTCTGATATGGTGTGTCTATTCTGGTATAAAGCGTCCTGGTCAACTGCAGCGTAAGATGCCGAAAGCATCCAGACGCGTATTAGATACACAATTAAAACAGTTGATGGATCACGGAATCTTAACTAAAATAAACTATAACGAACGTCCTCTAAAAGTTGAATATGAACTGACCGAATTGGGTAAATCATTAATTCCAACAATTAAATCTACTGCTCAATGGGGTGAGGATCACCGTGAAGAACTGGAGAAATTAATTGATAGCAACCCATAA
- a CDS encoding TraQ conjugal transfer family protein, with protein MKNVINKKILQLYKYSMAIFLISFVFNSCQDNDLEIQQDFPFEVQIMPVPGKIAENETVEIRISLLTSSNFNGTMYSVRYFQYEGAGQLQYYSDPPYLPNDEYPLKQKQFRLYYTSKASESHQFSIWIKDSFGNERRVDYEFDNES; from the coding sequence ATGAAAAATGTAATCAACAAAAAGATCTTGCAACTATATAAGTATTCAATGGCAATTTTCTTAATTAGTTTTGTTTTTAATTCCTGTCAGGACAACGATCTGGAAATTCAACAGGACTTTCCTTTTGAAGTCCAAATAATGCCTGTTCCTGGTAAAATAGCTGAGAATGAAACGGTAGAAATTCGCATTTCACTATTGACTTCTTCGAACTTTAATGGAACAATGTACAGTGTTAGGTATTTTCAATATGAAGGAGCTGGTCAACTTCAATATTACAGCGACCCACCATATCTACCGAATGACGAGTATCCATTGAAGCAAAAACAATTCAGACTTTACTATACATCTAAAGCTTCCGAATCCCATCAGTTCAGTATTTGGATCAAAGATAGTTTTGGAAATGAAAGAAGGGTAGATTATGAATTTGACAATGAATCTTAA
- a CDS encoding conjugal transfer protein TraO codes for MNRIFLTTALLLTINIQSFAQQMIPNQKGFEISYSVFPQSPEKQNYVLGAGVISYTKNGYYLFGLAEYSRKYYEYAHYDIPIDTFLFNGGYSLYVWGDLMRNVNINLGLGGLVGYEQINRGTEMIYDGSIINATENFIYGANGKLSIESYLTDHCVFLVNGQLRYLQNSQLGEFHALFGFGIRYNF; via the coding sequence ATGAATAGAATATTTTTAACAACCGCATTACTACTTACAATAAATATTCAATCATTTGCTCAGCAAATGATCCCTAATCAAAAAGGATTCGAAATTTCATATTCAGTATTTCCACAATCTCCTGAAAAGCAAAATTACGTTTTAGGTGCAGGTGTTATTTCTTATACCAAAAACGGTTATTACCTCTTCGGATTGGCCGAATACAGCAGAAAGTATTACGAGTATGCCCATTACGATATCCCGATTGATACTTTCCTTTTCAATGGGGGTTACAGTCTCTATGTGTGGGGAGATCTGATGCGGAATGTCAACATCAATCTGGGTTTAGGAGGGCTTGTAGGTTATGAGCAGATCAATAGGGGAACTGAAATGATCTATGATGGCTCTATTATTAATGCAACCGAGAATTTCATCTATGGTGCAAATGGAAAACTGTCTATCGAAAGTTATCTGACAGACCACTGTGTTTTTTTGGTCAATGGGCAGCTGCGCTATTTGCAGAACAGTCAGCTCGGTGAGTTTCACGCTTTGTTTGGTTTTGGAATACGGTACAATTTTTAA
- the traN gene encoding conjugative transposon protein TraN, translating to MNKIKSHYLLMIVFLFFSGRSLAQDSVASYLSLEEAKLEPFKMQVTYNKTSHLLFPSPIRYVDLGSDLLIANKAEPIGNVLRIKSAVRDFEEETNFSVITEDGKFYSFDVFYSSYPDALSYDLLKMRRSNEHQYIADVLFEDLRGSSSSLTELIMENLYKKNNRTIKHIASRSYGIQFSVRALHVNDSKFFFTLEVKNSSNVAYDIDLVNFKIIDKKNLKRTVVQDKLLEPVRIHFPVMTAIHHSDILGIYLLDQFTLLKDQVLEIEILEKNGGRHQKVQLENTDLIHARLISSLNVKIK from the coding sequence ATGAATAAAATAAAAAGCCATTATCTATTGATGATCGTGTTTCTGTTCTTTTCAGGCAGATCACTGGCTCAGGATTCCGTTGCTTCCTATCTTTCACTGGAGGAAGCTAAGTTGGAACCTTTCAAAATGCAGGTCACCTACAATAAAACCTCGCATCTGCTTTTTCCTTCTCCAATCCGATATGTCGACTTGGGGAGTGATCTGCTAATTGCGAACAAAGCAGAACCTATCGGAAATGTTCTTCGGATCAAATCGGCAGTCAGGGACTTCGAAGAAGAAACCAATTTTTCGGTGATCACCGAAGACGGAAAGTTCTACAGCTTCGATGTTTTTTACAGTTCATATCCTGATGCACTCAGCTATGACCTTTTAAAGATGCGGAGAAGCAATGAGCACCAGTATATTGCGGATGTCCTGTTTGAAGATCTCAGGGGAAGTTCGTCCTCTCTGACGGAATTGATTATGGAAAACCTTTATAAAAAAAATAACAGAACCATCAAACACATCGCTTCCAGAAGTTATGGGATCCAGTTTTCAGTCCGGGCACTGCACGTCAATGACAGCAAATTCTTTTTCACCTTAGAGGTTAAAAACAGCAGCAATGTGGCGTATGACATTGATCTGGTCAATTTCAAAATTATCGATAAGAAGAATTTGAAAAGAACGGTCGTTCAGGATAAACTCTTAGAGCCGGTTCGGATCCATTTTCCGGTGATGACCGCAATTCATCATTCTGACATTTTAGGAATTTACTTGTTAGATCAATTTACCCTTTTAAAGGATCAGGTCTTGGAAATTGAAATTCTGGAAAAGAATGGCGGAAGGCATCAGAAGGTTCAGCTTGAAAATACCGATTTGATCCATGCCAGGCTGATCAGCAGTTTAAACGTAAAAATAAAATAA
- the traM gene encoding conjugative transposon protein TraM, whose amino-acid sequence MRDSNKITITESDSPHLEPESQGLQNLRWERIKKPLIYFLMAAVCAGCFYLIFKPTDNKIVDESGFNAGIPQAKDDQLQSDKQKAYEQQLLEQKNEEKRNAMTTLSDYWTDQNNLNQNSDQTALTAHPNSLSPSNPSAVNSYRNAQQTLGSFYSRDDQEVNNLRKEISRLKNEAVQNNAVPAGLGVNDQLELMERSYQMAAKYLPQSNKQEDPVSREEDGKQPSGSKVQLTSVKSAHLNIVSSLYREPSDSAFLAGLNDNRLFGTQTETNDSKQSKNAIKGLVQESMTMTNESTLSIRLSENMILGHTEIPAGILLKATGKFQGGRLQLKISSIEYRGSIYPVEINVHDNDGQLGLYVPYSPEQNAVTDIVGSMGQTSGTNIMMTQSAGQQIAADLSRGVVQGLSGYFQKRVRQQKVKVKAGHQVLLVPKK is encoded by the coding sequence ATGAGAGATTCAAATAAAATCACGATCACTGAAAGTGATTCACCCCACTTGGAACCGGAATCACAAGGCCTTCAAAATTTACGATGGGAGAGAATAAAGAAACCGCTGATCTATTTTTTGATGGCGGCGGTATGTGCAGGCTGTTTCTACCTCATCTTCAAGCCCACGGACAATAAAATTGTTGATGAATCAGGTTTTAATGCGGGAATACCACAGGCAAAGGACGATCAGCTGCAATCTGACAAACAGAAGGCTTATGAGCAGCAGCTGCTGGAACAAAAAAATGAAGAGAAAAGAAATGCGATGACCACCTTATCTGATTACTGGACTGACCAAAACAACCTAAACCAAAATTCTGATCAGACGGCATTGACAGCTCATCCGAATAGTTTGTCGCCATCTAATCCGAGTGCAGTTAACAGCTATCGCAATGCGCAGCAGACATTAGGTTCCTTCTACAGCAGGGATGATCAGGAAGTGAATAATCTTAGGAAAGAAATATCCAGATTAAAGAATGAAGCTGTGCAGAACAATGCTGTTCCTGCAGGTCTTGGGGTCAATGACCAATTGGAGCTGATGGAAAGATCCTACCAAATGGCTGCGAAATACCTTCCCCAAAGTAATAAGCAGGAAGATCCTGTATCAAGAGAAGAGGATGGGAAGCAGCCTTCTGGAAGTAAAGTACAGCTCACATCAGTAAAATCAGCTCACTTAAATATTGTCTCTTCATTATACAGAGAGCCATCAGACAGCGCCTTTCTGGCTGGTCTGAATGATAATAGATTGTTCGGAACTCAGACTGAAACCAATGATTCAAAACAATCAAAGAATGCGATCAAAGGTCTTGTACAAGAGTCAATGACGATGACCAATGAAAGTACATTATCGATCAGACTTTCTGAAAATATGATTCTAGGACATACAGAAATTCCCGCCGGAATATTGCTCAAAGCCACAGGTAAATTTCAGGGTGGGAGACTGCAATTGAAAATTTCGTCGATAGAATATCGGGGCAGCATTTATCCTGTAGAGATCAATGTTCATGACAATGATGGTCAGCTCGGCTTATATGTTCCTTATTCACCGGAGCAAAATGCTGTGACCGACATTGTGGGCAGTATGGGGCAAACTTCTGGTACCAATATTATGATGACGCAGTCGGCAGGTCAGCAGATCGCGGCGGATTTAAGCAGAGGAGTGGTGCAGGGGTTGTCAGGATATTTCCAGAAACGGGTCAGACAACAAAAAGTAAAGGTAAAAGCGGGCCATCAGGTTTTGCTTGTGCCAAAAAAATAA
- the traK gene encoding conjugative transposon protein TraK, producing the protein MEFKTLRNIESSFKQIRLFTFVFAVLCFAVVGIVVFKSYQFAEEQRQKIYVLDNGKSLMVALSQDMSINRPVEAREHVRRFHELFFTVAPDKNAIESNVKRAFNLADQSAFDYYKDLQEKGYYNRIISGNIQQRVEVDSVVADFNNYPYSVKTYARQFIIRSSNLTIRSLITNCSLVNSVRSDSNPQGFTIEKFNVLENKDVETVER; encoded by the coding sequence ATGGAATTTAAAACTTTAAGAAATATAGAAAGCAGCTTCAAGCAGATCCGTTTATTCACCTTTGTTTTTGCGGTGCTTTGTTTTGCTGTAGTGGGCATTGTCGTTTTCAAGTCCTATCAATTTGCAGAAGAACAGCGTCAGAAGATCTATGTATTGGATAACGGCAAGTCGCTGATGGTAGCACTCTCGCAGGATATGTCGATCAACAGGCCTGTAGAAGCCAGGGAACATGTTAGGCGTTTTCACGAATTGTTCTTTACGGTGGCACCTGATAAGAATGCGATCGAAAGCAATGTTAAAAGAGCTTTCAATCTGGCAGACCAGTCTGCATTCGATTATTATAAAGACCTTCAGGAGAAGGGCTATTATAATAGGATCATCTCAGGGAACATCCAGCAGAGAGTCGAGGTTGACAGTGTGGTGGCTGATTTTAACAATTATCCATATTCGGTCAAGACGTATGCAAGACAGTTCATTATCAGGTCCAGTAATCTGACGATACGAAGTCTGATCACCAACTGTTCATTAGTGAACTCCGTGCGGTCAGACAGCAATCCCCAGGGATTTACCATTGAAAAATTCAACGTCCTTGAAAATAAAGATGTTGAAACCGTTGAACGTTAA
- the traJ gene encoding conjugative transposon protein TraJ has translation MEPTNLHEVLRSVYDEMMPLCADMAAVAKGVAGLGALFYVAIKVWQSLSRAEPINLFPMLRPFAIGICIMFFSTLVLGSINGVLSPIVQGSHSMLEDQVLDLNELQQQKDLLEREAMLRNPEMAYLISDEEFDKKLDELGWSPSDLVTMSGMYIEREMFDIKKQIRDGFREFLEILFQSAALVIDTIRTFFLIVLSILGPIAFAISVWDGFQTTLTQWLTRYISVYLWLPVADIFSAILAKIQILIIEKDIEMLADPNFIPDTSNTVYIIYMVIGIVGYFTVPTVTGWIIQAGGAGNFMRNVNQTAAKSGNIAGAAAGSATGNISGRLLK, from the coding sequence ATGGAACCTACTAATCTACACGAAGTACTTCGTTCGGTCTATGATGAGATGATGCCATTGTGTGCCGATATGGCTGCGGTAGCAAAAGGGGTTGCCGGATTGGGCGCACTGTTCTATGTAGCCATCAAGGTATGGCAATCGCTCAGCCGCGCTGAACCGATCAACCTGTTTCCGATGCTGAGACCCTTTGCCATCGGCATCTGTATTATGTTCTTCTCGACATTGGTGCTTGGCAGTATCAATGGCGTTTTAAGTCCGATCGTTCAGGGTAGCCATTCAATGCTCGAAGATCAAGTCCTGGATCTTAATGAACTGCAACAGCAAAAAGATCTTCTGGAACGGGAAGCGATGCTTAGAAATCCCGAAATGGCCTATCTGATCTCGGATGAAGAATTTGACAAGAAGCTTGATGAGCTCGGATGGTCTCCGTCCGATCTGGTGACGATGTCCGGAATGTATATTGAAAGGGAGATGTTTGACATCAAGAAGCAGATCCGGGATGGATTCCGGGAGTTTCTGGAAATTCTCTTCCAATCTGCTGCCTTAGTGATTGATACGATTAGAACTTTCTTTCTCATCGTTCTTTCCATATTGGGACCGATCGCATTTGCCATCTCCGTGTGGGATGGTTTTCAGACCACACTGACCCAATGGCTGACGAGATACATCAGTGTCTATCTGTGGCTGCCGGTTGCTGATATTTTCAGTGCCATACTCGCCAAGATCCAAATACTCATCATTGAAAAAGATATTGAAATGCTGGCAGACCCGAACTTCATTCCTGATACTTCCAATACCGTATACATCATCTATATGGTCATCGGGATCGTCGGATACTTTACAGTGCCAACGGTTACAGGATGGATCATTCAGGCAGGAGGTGCCGGAAACTTTATGCGAAACGTCAACCAGACCGCCGCGAAATCAGGAAATATTGCAGGAGCTGCAGCAGGCTCGGCAACAGGAAATATTTCAGGCAGACTATTAAAATAA
- a CDS encoding DUF4141 domain-containing protein, translating to MKNLIIKTAMVAILATTTFSKAQFVVTDPANLASGILNSANEIVQTSSTVSNVVKNFNEVKKVYEQGKEYYDKLKAINNLVKDARKVQQTVLMVGDVSEIYVTNFSKMLNDPNFNAQELTAIANGYSALLTESTELLKELKEIITANGLSLNDKERMDVIDRVYKEVKEYHNLVRYYTNKNISVSYLRAKKQNNTKRVLDLYGTSNQKYW from the coding sequence ATGAAAAATCTAATTATTAAAACAGCAATGGTAGCCATTCTTGCTACAACTACATTCTCCAAAGCACAATTCGTCGTGACCGATCCGGCTAATCTGGCATCAGGCATTCTGAATTCTGCCAATGAGATCGTGCAGACCTCATCAACGGTTTCCAATGTCGTTAAAAATTTCAACGAAGTAAAGAAGGTCTATGAACAGGGAAAGGAATATTATGACAAACTGAAAGCCATCAATAATCTGGTCAAAGATGCCCGAAAGGTTCAGCAGACCGTGCTGATGGTCGGCGACGTATCAGAAATATACGTTACCAATTTCAGCAAGATGCTCAACGATCCCAACTTCAATGCGCAGGAGCTGACGGCCATTGCAAACGGCTATTCGGCGTTGCTTACGGAAAGTACAGAACTGCTGAAAGAACTGAAGGAGATCATCACAGCCAATGGGCTTTCGCTCAATGATAAAGAAAGAATGGATGTGATCGACCGTGTATATAAGGAGGTCAAAGAGTACCATAATCTGGTGCGATACTATACCAACAAGAATATTTCTGTCAGCTATCTGAGAGCCAAAAAGCAGAACAATACAAAAAGGGTTCTAGATCTTTATGGTACTTCAAATCAAAAATACTGGTAA
- a CDS encoding TraG family conjugative transposon ATPase yields MRNTSKVATLESKFPLLAIENDCIISKDADVTVCFKVRLPELFTVASAEYEAIHSAWFKAIKTLPDFTVVHKQDWFIKENYSPDLSRENQSFLSKSFERHFNERPFLNHYCYLFITKTSKERMRMQSNFSSLCKGKLIPKEIKDKEVISRFMEAVDQFERIMNDSGYIHLERMTEDEISGTESQSGILEQYLTLSRETNPSLQDIKLGSEEMRIGNNRISMHTLSDTDDLPGMVSSHSRYEKLSTDRSGCLLSFASPVGLLLSCNHIYNQYLFIDNSDENLNKFEKSARNMHSLARYSRANQINKEWIDKYLNEAHSYGLQSIRAHFNVMSWSDNPSELKQLKNDTGSALALMECKPRHNTTDTATLYWAGIPGNAGDFPSEESFYTFIEPSLCFFTEETNYQDSPSAFGIKMADRLTGKPIHLDISDLPMKQGIITNRNKFILGPSGSGKSFFTNHMVRQYYEQGAHVLLVDTGNSYQGLCELIKGKTKGEDGVYFTYTEDNPIAFNPFYTDDGVFDIEKRESIKTLILTLWKRDDEPPTRSEEVALSNAVSGYIEQIRSKNSHPSFNGFYEYVKDDYQKVLEQKKVREKDFDIANFLNVLEPYYKGGEYDYLLNSEKQLDLLSKRFIVFEIDAIKDHKILFPIVTIIIMEVFINKMRRLKGIRKLILIEEAWKAIAKEGMAEYIKYLFKTVRKFFGEAIVVTQEVDDIIQSPIVKESIINNSDCKILLDQRKYMNKFDDIQAMLGLTDKEKSQVLSINMNNDPTRLYKEVWIGLGGTHSAVYATEVSTEEYLAYTTEETEKMEVMNLASELDGNVEHAIKRISLRRIKSNKDK; encoded by the coding sequence ATGAGAAATACCTCCAAAGTCGCAACGCTGGAGAGTAAATTTCCACTGCTTGCGATAGAAAACGACTGTATTATTTCCAAAGATGCAGATGTCACGGTTTGTTTTAAGGTCAGGCTACCTGAATTGTTTACGGTAGCATCGGCAGAATATGAAGCGATCCATTCAGCCTGGTTCAAGGCCATCAAGACCCTGCCAGATTTTACGGTTGTGCATAAGCAAGATTGGTTTATCAAAGAAAACTATAGCCCGGATCTGTCCAGAGAAAACCAGAGCTTTCTTTCAAAATCTTTTGAAAGACATTTCAATGAGAGACCATTCTTAAACCACTATTGCTATCTGTTCATTACGAAAACCAGTAAGGAGAGAATGCGGATGCAGAGCAACTTTTCCTCGCTGTGCAAAGGCAAACTGATCCCAAAGGAGATCAAAGACAAAGAGGTAATCAGTCGCTTTATGGAAGCTGTCGACCAGTTTGAAAGGATCATGAATGACAGCGGTTATATTCATCTGGAAAGAATGACCGAAGATGAGATCTCAGGAACCGAAAGCCAGTCAGGAATATTGGAGCAGTACCTGACCCTGTCGAGAGAAACCAATCCTTCTTTGCAGGATATCAAACTCGGATCAGAAGAAATGCGCATCGGCAACAACCGGATCAGTATGCATACTTTATCCGATACCGATGACCTGCCCGGGATGGTCTCATCACATAGTCGATATGAAAAGTTAAGTACCGACAGGAGTGGCTGCCTATTGTCTTTCGCATCTCCGGTAGGACTTTTATTAAGCTGCAATCACATTTATAACCAATATCTGTTCATTGACAACAGCGATGAAAACCTGAACAAATTCGAAAAGTCTGCCAGAAACATGCATTCATTGGCAAGATACAGCAGGGCGAATCAGATCAACAAGGAATGGATAGATAAATACCTCAATGAAGCTCATTCATATGGTCTCCAATCCATCCGGGCACATTTCAACGTGATGTCTTGGTCTGATAATCCTTCAGAATTGAAACAACTGAAAAATGACACCGGAAGTGCATTGGCACTGATGGAATGCAAGCCCCGTCACAATACGACAGACACGGCAACCTTGTACTGGGCAGGTATTCCCGGAAACGCTGGTGATTTCCCAAGCGAAGAAAGCTTTTACACGTTCATTGAACCATCCTTGTGCTTTTTCACCGAAGAAACCAATTATCAGGATTCACCCTCAGCGTTCGGGATCAAGATGGCTGACCGTCTGACAGGAAAGCCTATTCATCTGGATATATCAGACCTACCCATGAAGCAGGGCATTATTACCAACCGGAACAAGTTTATTTTGGGACCTTCAGGAAGCGGTAAATCCTTTTTCACCAACCATATGGTCAGACAGTATTATGAACAAGGAGCTCACGTATTACTGGTCGATACCGGAAATTCTTACCAAGGCTTGTGCGAGCTGATCAAGGGCAAGACAAAAGGGGAGGACGGCGTATATTTTACCTATACAGAAGACAATCCGATTGCTTTCAATCCATTCTATACCGATGACGGCGTTTTTGATATTGAAAAAAGAGAAAGCATCAAAACCTTGATCCTCACACTATGGAAAAGGGATGATGAACCACCCACCCGTTCAGAAGAGGTTGCTTTGTCCAATGCTGTTAGCGGATACATTGAACAGATCAGGAGCAAAAATTCCCATCCCTCATTCAATGGATTCTACGAGTATGTGAAAGATGACTACCAGAAAGTTCTGGAACAAAAGAAGGTCAGGGAAAAGGACTTTGATATCGCCAACTTTCTCAACGTGTTGGAGCCTTATTACAAAGGCGGTGAATACGATTACCTGTTGAATTCAGAAAAACAACTTGATCTCTTGTCCAAGCGATTCATCGTTTTTGAGATCGATGCGATCAAAGACCACAAGATCCTGTTCCCGATCGTGACCATCATCATTATGGAGGTCTTCATCAACAAGATGCGAAGGCTCAAGGGGATCAGAAAACTCATCCTCATTGAAGAAGCCTGGAAAGCGATTGCCAAAGAAGGGATGGCGGAGTACATCAAATACCTTTTCAAAACGGTCAGGAAATTTTTCGGAGAAGCCATTGTGGTGACCCAGGAAGTGGATGACATCATCCAGTCACCGATCGTCAAGGAGAGTATTATCAATAATTCAGACTGCAAGATCCTATTGGATCAGCGCAAGTATATGAACAAGTTCGATGATATCCAGGCAATGTTGGGATTGACTGACAAAGAAAAATCTCAGGTACTCTCTATCAATATGAACAACGATCCGACAAGACTCTACAAAGAAGTCTGGATCGGACTGGGCGGAACCCATTCTGCCGTCTATGCCACCGAAGTCTCTACCGAGGAATATCTGGCTTATACTACTGAAGAAACTGAAAAAATGGAAGTCATGAATCTGGCCTCTGAACTTGATGGCAATGTTGAACATGCCATCAAGAGGATCTCTCTCAGGAGGATCAAATCGAACAAAGACAAATAA
- a CDS encoding DUF4133 domain-containing protein, whose product MNTYHINKGIGRTVEFKGLKAQYLFIFAGGSLGILVCVMVMYMAGVNTYLCLTIGGASSAILIWQTFSLNGKYGEHGLMKLGAKKKHPKYIISRKCIYRYLKINRQKATA is encoded by the coding sequence ATGAATACCTATCATATCAACAAAGGCATCGGAAGGACGGTAGAGTTCAAAGGGCTAAAAGCCCAATACCTGTTTATTTTTGCAGGAGGATCATTGGGGATACTCGTATGCGTGATGGTCATGTACATGGCTGGCGTCAATACCTATCTCTGCCTTACGATTGGCGGAGCAAGTAGTGCCATACTAATCTGGCAGACCTTCTCGCTGAATGGAAAATACGGCGAGCACGGCTTGATGAAATTAGGCGCTAAAAAAAAGCATCCCAAATACATCATCAGTCGAAAATGCATCTATCGCTACCTGAAAATTAATCGTCAAAAAGCTACAGCATGA
- a CDS encoding DUF4134 domain-containing protein translates to MEKQGKKLLLLGLILMALQGAFAQGNGTAGINEATQMVTSYFEPATQLIYAIGAVVGLIGGVKVYNKFSSGDPDTSKTAASWFGACIFLIVAATILRSFFL, encoded by the coding sequence ATGGAAAAACAAGGAAAAAAACTACTGCTATTAGGTTTAATCCTGATGGCACTACAAGGTGCCTTTGCCCAAGGCAACGGTACCGCAGGAATCAACGAGGCGACCCAGATGGTTACCTCCTATTTTGAACCGGCTACCCAGCTGATCTATGCGATCGGAGCAGTCGTTGGGCTGATAGGTGGGGTCAAGGTCTACAACAAGTTCAGCAGTGGTGACCCCGACACCAGCAAGACCGCTGCCAGCTGGTTCGGCGCGTGTATATTTCTGATCGTGGCGGCAACGATCCTTCGTTCATTCTTCCTTTAA
- a CDS encoding bestrophin family protein — protein MIKTEKQGLLQLLKISSPFIVITTIYTILVLGLEEYFGDHIYKISGQIGSVFGLAVAFFLGFRMNSAYDRWWEARKIFGELTNNTRSFVTKIYAYYGNKENFKGSGESDVKIEAQKLIELSILYIRQLKNEMHNNFKPKFNEEETQLLKRFKVNSSNKISNEILLALAESFETDFASKANFEKNDLMQHINRFYDIQGKAERIKNTPFLMIYSAFTKIIVSFYVILIPLFIGDIDLGGEESRFELLAIPIMVIISSSFLTINKLANLFGEPFSENKTSVTINEICITIEQNCNEVKNKLL, from the coding sequence ATGATAAAAACTGAAAAGCAAGGTTTATTGCAATTGCTGAAAATTTCATCTCCGTTTATTGTAATCACTACAATTTATACAATATTGGTACTTGGACTTGAAGAATATTTTGGTGATCATATTTATAAAATATCAGGACAAATCGGTTCTGTATTTGGACTTGCGGTTGCATTTTTCTTGGGTTTTAGAATGAATTCTGCCTACGACAGATGGTGGGAAGCAAGAAAAATATTTGGTGAACTTACAAACAATACAAGAAGTTTTGTAACAAAAATATATGCTTACTATGGAAATAAAGAGAATTTCAAGGGATCTGGGGAATCAGATGTAAAAATAGAAGCTCAAAAATTAATAGAGTTGAGTATTTTATACATTCGCCAGCTTAAAAATGAAATGCATAACAACTTTAAGCCAAAATTTAATGAAGAAGAAACACAACTATTAAAACGCTTTAAAGTAAATAGCAGCAATAAAATTTCAAATGAAATTTTATTAGCACTCGCAGAAAGCTTTGAAACAGATTTTGCATCAAAAGCTAATTTTGAAAAAAATGACTTAATGCAGCATATTAATCGTTTCTACGACATTCAAGGTAAAGCAGAAAGAATAAAGAATACTCCTTTTTTAATGATTTACAGTGCTTTTACAAAAATTATTGTGAGTTTCTACGTCATTCTTATTCCATTATTTATTGGCGATATTGATTTGGGCGGAGAAGAAAGCCGTTTTGAGTTATTAGCAATTCCAATTATGGTTATCATTAGTTCTTCTTTTTTAACCATCAATAAATTGGCAAATTTATTCGGAGAACCATTTTCTGAAAATAAAACATCTGTAACAATTAATGAAATCTGTATTACGATTGAACAAAATTGTAACGAAGTAAAAAATAAACTTTTATAA